In Streptomyces sp. NBC_01439, the following are encoded in one genomic region:
- a CDS encoding FBP domain-containing protein, protein MEPLTEKQIRSSFVNCTKGEAARLRLPLDFAELPWKDLDFLGWVDPGAPLRAHLVLPREDRDGPLGISLRVPAVGRTSVVKSSLCQICLTGHASSGVTLLAAPLAGARGREGNTVGTYICADLACPLYVRGKRQAKLRAGQYEESLTLDERLARMSDNLDAFAARVTAA, encoded by the coding sequence GTGGAACCACTCACCGAGAAACAGATCCGCTCGTCCTTCGTGAACTGCACGAAGGGCGAGGCGGCGCGGCTGCGCCTGCCGCTCGACTTCGCCGAACTGCCCTGGAAGGACCTGGACTTCCTGGGGTGGGTGGACCCGGGAGCGCCCCTGCGGGCCCATCTCGTGCTGCCCCGGGAAGACCGTGACGGTCCGCTGGGGATCTCACTGCGCGTCCCGGCCGTCGGCCGCACCAGTGTGGTGAAGTCCAGCCTGTGTCAGATCTGCCTGACGGGTCACGCCTCCTCCGGGGTCACCCTGCTCGCCGCGCCGCTCGCGGGTGCCCGCGGCCGCGAGGGCAACACGGTCGGCACCTACATCTGCGCGGACCTCGCCTGCCCCCTGTACGTGCGCGGCAAGCGCCAGGCGAAGCTGCGGGCCGGGCAGTACGAGGAGTCCCTGACGCTGGACGAGCGGCTCGCCCGCATGTCCGACAACCTGGACGCCTTCGCGGCCCGCGTCACCGCGGCGTAG